A window from Butyricicoccus intestinisimiae encodes these proteins:
- the rimI gene encoding ribosomal protein S18-alanine N-acetyltransferase — MTDIQITRFEQSHVQAVAQIEQACFADPWTEDGLREELDNSCARFLTAVTADGTVAGYIGCHTVLDEGYIANVAVSPVFRRQGIGRQLVRTLLERSEDLAFVTLEVRASNAAAIALYTECGFQSVGVRKKFYSHPTEDALLMTVFLQAE, encoded by the coding sequence ATGACAGATATACAAATCACACGGTTTGAACAATCTCATGTCCAAGCCGTTGCGCAAATAGAGCAGGCGTGCTTTGCCGATCCGTGGACGGAGGACGGGCTGCGCGAGGAGCTGGATAACAGCTGTGCGCGGTTTCTCACGGCGGTGACGGCGGACGGCACCGTGGCGGGGTATATTGGCTGCCATACCGTGCTGGACGAAGGCTATATTGCCAATGTGGCGGTGTCGCCGGTATTTCGCAGACAGGGCATCGGCAGACAGCTTGTCCGGACGCTGCTGGAGCGCTCCGAAGATCTCGCGTTTGTCACACTGGAGGTTCGCGCGTCCAATGCGGCGGCAATCGCCCTGTATACGGAGTGCGGGTTTCAGTCCGTCGGTGTTCGCAAAAAGTTTTACAGCCATCCGACAGAGGATGCGCTGCTGATGACAGTATTTTTACAGGCTGAATAA
- a CDS encoding arsenate reductase/protein-tyrosine-phosphatase family protein — MILFVDYNDVFRAPMAAALYTQKHGRRAYSAGVYAEEGAQLGDAIRPKQLRTHLARQLSASMLAKADEIWCVTAAIARHLTEEHPEASKKIHALPEISDPAGSGRDGYARCEQRIRRIVEEMP; from the coding sequence ATGATTCTGTTTGTAGATTACAACGATGTATTTCGCGCGCCCATGGCGGCAGCGCTGTACACACAGAAGCATGGCAGGCGGGCGTACAGCGCCGGTGTTTATGCAGAGGAAGGTGCACAGCTCGGGGACGCCATACGGCCGAAGCAGCTGCGCACCCATTTGGCACGGCAGCTGTCTGCGTCTATGCTGGCAAAAGCGGATGAAATTTGGTGTGTCACCGCAGCGATTGCGCGGCACCTGACGGAAGAACATCCGGAGGCGAGCAAAAAAATTCATGCGTTGCCGGAGATTTCTGATCCGGCAGGAAGCGGGCGCGACGGTTATGCGCGGTGCGAACAGCGCATTCGCCGCATTGTGGAGGAAATGCCATGA